CGTGCCGTTCCTGGTGGCGACGGCGATCGGCTCGGTGCCCAACACGGCGGCGTACGTCGTCGCGGGCGCGCAGGCGGACGAACCCGGTTCCCCGGCGTTCCTCTTCTCGGCCGGCTTCATCGCCCTGTCCGCCCTCGCGGCCGCCGTGGTCGCCTGGCGCAAGCGGCACCACCTGCGGGCTCCGGCCCCGGCCGTGGCACCGGAGCCGGGGCAGACGCGGGAGACGGTGGGCAGCCCCCGCTGACCGGCCGGGGTCAGAGGGCCTCGACGATCATCGCGTTGGCCAGGCCGCCCGCCTCGCACATCGCCTGGAGCCCGTAGCGGGCGCCCCGGGCCCGCAGCGCGTGGACGAGCGTGGCGGTGAGGCGGGTGCCGCTGGCGCCGAGGGGGTGGCCGAGGGCGATCGCACCGCCGTGGACGTTGACCTTGGAGGGGTCGGCGCCGGTCTCCTGCTGCCAGGCGAGGACGACACTGGCGAAGGCCTCGTTGATCTCGAAAAGGTCGATGTCGGCGAGGGAGAGTCCGGAGCGGCGCAGCACCTTCTCCGTGGCGGGGATGACGCCGGTGAGCATGAGCAGCGGGTCGGAGCCGGTGACGGCGAAGCTGTGCAGCCGGGCGAGGGGGCGCAGTCCGAGGCGCTCGGCGGTGTCGGCGGCCATGACGAGCACGGCCGAGGCACCGTCGTTGACCGGGCTGCTGTTGCCCGCGGTGACGGACCAGTCGATCTGCGGGAAGCGCTCGGCGAAGCCGGGATCCTCGAAGGAGGGCCGGAGCCCGGCGAGGATCCCGGGGGTGGTCGCCGGGCGCACCGACTCGTCGCGGCGGACGTCCTCGTACGGGGCGACCTCGGCGTCGAAGAGTCCGGCCTCCCAGGCGCGCGCGGCCTTGGTGTGCGACGAGGTGGCGAACGCGTCCATCGCCTCGCGGCCGATCGACCACTTCGCGGCGATGAGTTCGGCGCTGATGCCCTGCGGAACGAGTCCCTCGGGATAGCGCTCGGCGACGCCGGGGCCGAAGGGGTCGGCGCCGGGCGGCACGTTGGACCACATGGGGACCCGGCTCATGGACTCGACACCGCAGGCGACGGCGATGTCGTACGCCCCGGAGAGCACGCCCTGCGCGGCGAAGTGCACGGCCTGCTGGGAGGAGCCGCACTGCCGGTCGACGGTGGTGGCGGGCACGGACTCGGGGAATCCGGCACCCAGCCAGGCGTAGCGGGTGGTGTTCATGGCCTGCTCGCCGACCTGGTCGACGGTGCCGCCGATCACGTCGTCGACGAGGGCGGGGTCGATGCCGCTGCGCTCGATCAGTGCACGGAGGGTGTGCGAGAGCAGGGCGACCGGGTGGACGTGGGAGAGGGCTCCGCCCGTCCTGCCCTTCCCTATCGGCGTCCGGACGGCTTCGACGATGACGGCGTCGCGCATGACAGGCTCCTGAGTTGGAAAGATGGACCAACACTCATCGGTAACATAGCCCAGTGAGTTGGGTTTTCAAACCCATCAGGAGCTGTTCATTGGATTTCCAAACTCACCGCGCCCGCGCTGCCCTACCCTTGACCCATGAAGGCCGCCCCCCGCCCCTGTTCGATCGCCGACACCCTGGCGCTCGTGGGCGAGAAGTACTCCCTGCTCGTGCTCCGCGAGGTCTCCCTCGGCGTGCGACGCTTCGACCGGATCGCCCGCAACACCGGTGCGCCCCGGGACATCCTCACCACACGGCTCAAGAGGCTCGTCGAGGCCGGAATCCTGGAGAAGGCGCAGTACAGCGAACGCCCCCCGCGCTTCGAATACCGGGCCACGGCGGCCGGAGAGGAACTCCAGCCGGTCCTGGTGACCCTGATGGCCTGGGGCGACCGCCACCTCAACGCCGACGACCGCCCGGTCGTCCTCGAACACCGGTGCGGCGAGGTGCTCAGCCCCCGGATCGTCTGCGCGCACTGCGGGGACGAGGCCGATCGCGACAGCCTCACCGCCCACGTCCGGGCACCCGGCTGGACCACGGCGGGTCCGACGGCCCCTCAGGAGGCCTGAGGGCGGGCCCGTCATCTGGGGACGGTACGCTGCGCACGACCTTCTGACCGCACACGTACATAACGGGACGGCCCTAGCCCCATGAGTTGGTTCGAATCGTTCATCCTCGGACTCGTCCAGGGGCTGACGGAGTTCCTTCCCATCTCCTCCAGTGCGCACCTCCGTCTCACGGCGGCGTTCGCGGGCTGGGAAGACCCGGGTGCGGCCTTCACCGCCATCACCCAGATCGGCACGGAGACCGCGGTACTGATCTACTTCCGCAAGGACATCGCCCGGATCGTCTCGGCCTGGTTCCGCTCCCTCACCGACAAGTCGATGCGTTCCGACCACGACGCCCAGATGGGCTGGCTGGTGATCATCGGCTCGATCCCGATCGGCGTCCTCGGCATCACGCTCAAGGACCAGATCGAGGGCCCCTTCCGCGATCTGCGGCTGATCGCCACCACCCTGATCGTCATGGGCATCGTCCTCGGCGTCGCGGACCGGCTCGCCGCCCGCGACGAGATCGGCGGCCGCCACCGGGCGATCCGCGAGCGCAAGACGCTCAAGGAACTCAGCGTGAAGGACGGCCTGATCTTCGGCGTCTGCCAGGCGATGGCCCTGATCCCGGGCGTCTCCCGCTCGGGCGCGACGATCTCCGGCGGTCTGCTCATGGGCTACACCCGCGAGGCGGCCGCCCGCTACTCCTTCCTCCTCGCGATCCCGGCGGTACTCGCCTCGGGCGCGTACGAACTGAAGGACGCGGGCGAGGGACACGTCTCCTGGGGGCCGACGATCTTCGCCACGATCATCGCCTTCGCGGTCGGGTACGCGGTGATCGCCTGGTTCATGAAGTTCATCACCACGAAGTCCTTCATGCCCTTCGTGATCTACCGGATCCTGCTCGGCATCCTGCTCTTCATCCTGGTCGGCACCGACGTCCTGAGCCCCCACGCGGGCGAGTCGGGCGGCTGATCGGGCCGGCGCCCCCAGCGCACCGTGAGCCCCTGGCTCCTCAGCCCGCGTCCCGGCGCGGGCTCCGGCGCGGGCTCCGGCCGGTCAGGCCCGGTAGGGCACGCGGGCGATCTCCCTGATGCCGCCCAGGGTGCCCCACTCGTTCTTGCCGAGCCTGGTCAGCGGGCGCATCAGGGCCATCTCGGGGTGGCCGTCGAGCACGACCGACTCGTCGACCGCCGCGTGGACGACCCGGCCGAAGACGACCGTCGAGTCGCCGATCCGCACCGTGCTGTGCAGCCGGCACTCCAGCGCCACGGGTGACGCCGCCACCCGCGGCGGCTTCACGCGGAGGCTCGGCTCGCGCTCGACCCCGCAGGCGTCGAACTCGCTGACCCCGCGCGGAAAGTCCGTCGCCGTCGCGTTGATCTGCTCGAAGAGCCCCTCGGGGGCGAGGTTCACGACGAACTCCCCCGTCTCCTCCACATTGCGCAGGGAGTCCTTGCGCCCCACCGAGGTGAACTGCACGACCGGCGGCGAGACCGACGCGATGGTGAAGAAGGAGTGCGGGGCCAGGTTGTCCGTCCCGTCCGCCGAGGACGTCGAGACCCAGGCGATCGGCCGGGGCACGACGGTGGCGGTGAGCAACCGGTAGAAGGAGGTGCGGTCGCTCAGTTCGGGATCGATGTTCACGCGCATGACCGACAGTATGACCGGGGCCGGGAACTCCCCCCGCGCACGCCCCTTGGCCCCTGGCCCGGGCTGCCCGACACTGATCCGATGACGCAGCGCGTGGACCTCGCGACCGTGATGGACCGAATCGCCGTCGACGACCTGGTCACCGGGTACGCGGCGGCCGTGGACGACGCCGACTGGACCGCCTACCGTGCCCTGTTCGCCGCAGACGGCAGGGCCGACTACCGGGGCTCGGGCGGCGTCGAGGGCCCGGCGTCCCAGGTGGCCGACTGGCTCGCCGAGACGTTGACGCTCTTTCCCGTACGCCAGCACCTCATCGTCAACCGCCGTGTCCTCTTCCGCGGGCCGGCCGGGTACCCGGAGAACGGGGACACGGCGGAGATCCGCGCCGACTACGTCAACCCGATGCGCTTCACCTCCGGCGAGGACTTCGTCTGCGGGGGCCGCTACGCGTTCGGAGCCGTGCGGACCGCCGGTGGCTGGCGGCTGACCTCGGTCGTCGTCGACGAACGGTGGCGCCGGCACGGCTGACCGCCACCACCGGCCCGGCGGCCGTCGCCCCGGGGAGTCTCCCGCCCCGGTCACCACGACGGACCGCCCGAGCCGCGCCGAACCCGGTCACGCCCGACACTGAGAGCAAGGGCGGAGGCATGCCATGCGAAATCCGTTCGTACGACGGGATCAGGAGCAGGGTCAGGGGCAGGGCCCGGACCCGGACGGGGACCAGGACCGCCCGGAGCCGTACCGGGGCCCGGGGAGGGGCCGGGACCGGGCCGAGGCCCCGGGCCGCGGTGGCCGGCCCCGGGGGCGCGCCCTCGCCCGCTCCCTGCTGGCCGTCGTCTGCGGCGCGCTGCCCGCGCTCGCCTTCCCCGCCCCCGGCCTCTGGTGGTGGGCGTACGTGGCGCTCGTCCCCTGGCTTCTCCTGATCCGGACGGCGCCCGGCGCCCGCCGGGCCGCCCTGGACGGCTGGCTGGGCGGGATCGGCTTCGTGTTCGCCGTCCACCACTGGCTGCTGCCCAGCCTGCACGTCTTCCTCCTCCCCCTCTCCGCGTTGCTCGGCCTGCTGTGGCTGCCGTGGGCCTGGCTCGTGCGGTCCCTGCTCGGTGGGGCGCCGTCGGCGCTGCGGGCCGCCGTCGGCCTGGTCGCGGTGCCCTCCGGCTGGCTGCTGATCGAACTGGTGCGCTCCTGGGAAGGGCTGGGAGGTCCCTGGGGGCTGCTCGGGGCGAGCCAGTGGCAGGTGCCGACGGCGCTCCGGCTGGCCTCGATCGGCGGGGTGTGGCTGGTGACCGCGCTCGTGGTGGCGGTGAACACGGCCGTGGCCCTGCTGGTGGCCGCGCCGGGGCTGCGTACCGTCGGGGTCGCGGGCCTCGCGGGCTGCGCGCTCGTGGCCGGTACGGCCGCCTGGGGCGTGGGGGCGCCGCGAGTGACCGGGACGGTGCGGGTGGCCCTCGTACAGCCGGGGGTTTTCGACGGGGCGGACGGCGCGGAGCGGCGGTTCGACCGGGCCGAGGAGCTGACCCGTTCGCTCGCCGGGCAACGCCTCGATCTGGTGGTCTGGGGCGAGAGCGGTGTCGGCGCCGATCCGGCCGGCCGGCCCGATCTCGCCGCCCGGCTCACCGCTCTCTCGCGGGAGGTCGACGCGCCGCTCCTGGTCAACGTGGACGCGCGGCGGGCCGACAGCCCGGGCATCTTCAAGAGCGCCGTACTGGTCGGTCCGGCCGGGCTCACGGGTGAGCGCTACGACAAGATGCGGCTGGTGCCGTTCGGCGAGTACATCCCCGCGCGCGGTGTCCTGGGCTGGGTGACGTCGTTCGGCAAGGCCGCCGCCGAGG
This sequence is a window from Streptomyces sp. NBC_00691. Protein-coding genes within it:
- a CDS encoding thiolase family protein codes for the protein MRDAVIVEAVRTPIGKGRTGGALSHVHPVALLSHTLRALIERSGIDPALVDDVIGGTVDQVGEQAMNTTRYAWLGAGFPESVPATTVDRQCGSSQQAVHFAAQGVLSGAYDIAVACGVESMSRVPMWSNVPPGADPFGPGVAERYPEGLVPQGISAELIAAKWSIGREAMDAFATSSHTKAARAWEAGLFDAEVAPYEDVRRDESVRPATTPGILAGLRPSFEDPGFAERFPQIDWSVTAGNSSPVNDGASAVLVMAADTAERLGLRPLARLHSFAVTGSDPLLMLTGVIPATEKVLRRSGLSLADIDLFEINEAFASVVLAWQQETGADPSKVNVHGGAIALGHPLGASGTRLTATLVHALRARGARYGLQAMCEAGGLANAMIVEAL
- a CDS encoding winged helix-turn-helix transcriptional regulator → MKAAPRPCSIADTLALVGEKYSLLVLREVSLGVRRFDRIARNTGAPRDILTTRLKRLVEAGILEKAQYSERPPRFEYRATAAGEELQPVLVTLMAWGDRHLNADDRPVVLEHRCGEVLSPRIVCAHCGDEADRDSLTAHVRAPGWTTAGPTAPQEA
- a CDS encoding undecaprenyl-diphosphate phosphatase → MSWFESFILGLVQGLTEFLPISSSAHLRLTAAFAGWEDPGAAFTAITQIGTETAVLIYFRKDIARIVSAWFRSLTDKSMRSDHDAQMGWLVIIGSIPIGVLGITLKDQIEGPFRDLRLIATTLIVMGIVLGVADRLAARDEIGGRHRAIRERKTLKELSVKDGLIFGVCQAMALIPGVSRSGATISGGLLMGYTREAAARYSFLLAIPAVLASGAYELKDAGEGHVSWGPTIFATIIAFAVGYAVIAWFMKFITTKSFMPFVIYRILLGILLFILVGTDVLSPHAGESGG
- a CDS encoding flavin reductase family protein, which gives rise to MRVNIDPELSDRTSFYRLLTATVVPRPIAWVSTSSADGTDNLAPHSFFTIASVSPPVVQFTSVGRKDSLRNVEETGEFVVNLAPEGLFEQINATATDFPRGVSEFDACGVEREPSLRVKPPRVAASPVALECRLHSTVRIGDSTVVFGRVVHAAVDESVVLDGHPEMALMRPLTRLGKNEWGTLGGIREIARVPYRA
- a CDS encoding nuclear transport factor 2 family protein, with translation MTQRVDLATVMDRIAVDDLVTGYAAAVDDADWTAYRALFAADGRADYRGSGGVEGPASQVADWLAETLTLFPVRQHLIVNRRVLFRGPAGYPENGDTAEIRADYVNPMRFTSGEDFVCGGRYAFGAVRTAGGWRLTSVVVDERWRRHG
- the lnt gene encoding apolipoprotein N-acyltransferase yields the protein MRNPFVRRDQEQGQGQGPDPDGDQDRPEPYRGPGRGRDRAEAPGRGGRPRGRALARSLLAVVCGALPALAFPAPGLWWWAYVALVPWLLLIRTAPGARRAALDGWLGGIGFVFAVHHWLLPSLHVFLLPLSALLGLLWLPWAWLVRSLLGGAPSALRAAVGLVAVPSGWLLIELVRSWEGLGGPWGLLGASQWQVPTALRLASIGGVWLVTALVVAVNTAVALLVAAPGLRTVGVAGLAGCALVAGTAAWGVGAPRVTGTVRVALVQPGVFDGADGAERRFDRAEELTRSLAGQRLDLVVWGESGVGADPAGRPDLAARLTALSREVDAPLLVNVDARRADSPGIFKSAVLVGPAGLTGERYDKMRLVPFGEYIPARGVLGWVTSFGKAAAEDRRRGTAPVVMRLPATDDGSPREPLVGPLICFESAFPDMSRNLVRNGAGLLVVQSSTSTFQDSWAPAQHASLAALRAAETGRPVAHATLTGVSAAYGPDGRAVGPVLGTDASAVAVRELPLSDSTTGYVRWGDWPLYGALAVVGAVCAAEGAGAFRKPGSRPRVRRARTARASAGRPGH